The Triticum urartu cultivar G1812 unplaced genomic scaffold, Tu2.1 TuUngrouped_contig_6822, whole genome shotgun sequence genome contains the following window.
AAActgccgcccccctcccccccgcaAATTCAGCCAACTTGCATATATTATCTCCAGCCCAAATTATCTGTCTTAGATTTTTGTAAACACGAATGTAGTATCTAacactaaaacatgtctagatagAGATGTTTCACAGCTAACTCTTCATACGCCTCTACTAAAAATGCGCCATATCCATCGCTAAAGGCCCTGTTCGGAACGCATGCAGCTTGTCCAAACCAGAGAAAACCGAATTCACGATGAAGTATATCTGTTCAAAAGTTGGATGTTTCGTTTTGTTCAAATGAAATAGACCGTTTAGTGATTTAAACgatcttatattagtttacggcgGGAGTATTTGATTTCAAACCTTTATGTATTCTCGGCACCTGAAGAAACGACCCGTTTCTTGGTGTGCGATGTCTGCATTCCCAGCAGGCCACCATCGGTCACTGACCACCGTCCGATGGCGATAACGGTGGGCCCCACCCCCGGATCGGACGGCGGAGGGGCCGCCCGCGCGGCGCCGGTGGGCGGGCGCGACGCGTGGTGGAGCCCTGTTGGAGTCCAGGGAGACCGAAAGAGGACGAGAGCGAGAGACACACACGCGCACAGTCACACCGAGCGAGAGAGAAAATAAAGGgggctcgtcgggctcgcgcagGGCCGAGAGAGAAAAAAAACAGAGAGAGCTCGCTCATTCCCATTCCCATCCCcatcccctcccctcccctcgtcggagccgcgccgccgcctcccaatccgccgccgccgcccatgTCAAAGACGCCGGGGAAGACGCCGCGGACGCCCAGGCGGATCCTGGAGTCCTACACCATCAAGGGATCCGACGGCGTCATCCGCCGTGAGCCCTCCCCTCCCCCCTCTCGCCCCCCGATTCCTCCGTTCGTGATTCCAGTCCAGTCCGGTCTAGTTTGTTTCCGATATTTTTTCGGCGGATTTTCGGGTGCCCGGGCGGGATTGTTCCGATTTCGACGGGTTTGGGGGGCCGCGGTCATGCCAGATGTAGAATCTGCACTCGCGCCCCCTAAAGAAAAATCTGGTGTTAGCAAGTCGTGCATCCTGAAATGGTCCTAGCATGCTGTAAATCCTGGAGCGTTCTTTAATTTTACTGCTTTGGTTTCTTAATCTACTTACCTTTGAACATTCGGGGGAGACACTGTCAGTCAAGAACTGGGGTTAAGCTGGATTTGGGCTTTAGCAGGGTTAGTTAGTGTCTTCTTTATATCACTCGGATTAACACTTACTCCCCAGTATGCACATGGAGCTGAGGACTTGAGAGTAGCTCTGTCGGCCGAAACCCTAAAAGCTTATCTTTGGGTACAATGTAAGTCTTTTTGCTAACCCAGCCAAAAGGATTATGATGGGAGGTTATGTGGAGGCTTATCCTAGGCTGCACAACTTGCATTTCTTGTGCTGAAATTTCCTCAGTTCAGGATGTTGGCGGCAATAGTTCGTCGTAAAGTGTGATAACCTTCTGCCATATCAGTCCTGGGGCAATTAAACATCGCTATCCTAGTCTTGTTACTACTACTATCCAGTTTTAGCTTACCATTTAAGTCCATGGTCTGTTTTGTTTCAGCTGGGGACTCTGTGCTGATGAAGGCGCCCGACACATCAAAGCCTCCGTATGTGGCCAAGATTGAGGAAATCGAGGCAGCAGGACCTCGGGGCGCAAATGTCAAGGTTAAAGTGCGCTGGTACTACCGACCGGAGGAGTCCATTGGTGGGCGCAGGCCATTCCATGGCGAGAAGGAGGTGTTCCTCTCTGACCACCAAGATGTGCAGAGTGCTGATACCATAGAGTGCAAGTGCAACGTCTACAGCTTCCGGGACTACACCAAGCTTTCTGCTGTCAATCCTGAGGACTATTTTTGCCGCTTCGAGTACAAATCAATCACAGGCAGCTTTGTGCCTGACCGCATAGCTGTGTAAGAATTTAAACGAGCCTCTGTTTTTCTACGGCACAtcttactactccctctgtaaacaaatataagacgttttaggtcactactttagtgatctaaaacatcttacatttgtttacagagggagtacttcaTAATTTCATTATTTTGCTAGCATCTTTAGACAACTAGTTTGATGCTGAAGGCAGTTGAGCAAAGTGTGCATTTCATTTGATGGTGTTGAGTGAGTCATTGTTTCTTACTTTCTTACAGTTTCCTCCGTGGCTCTAACCTATGATTTTTTTTCCCTCTAAAACCTCTGGCTTTGTGCCCCCATGGTTGATAATTGATAACTTGTTCTCTCGTTACCATGAGAGATGGGTTTATAAGAGATACTCTCTACTGTAACCCTATTACTACTCTCTACTGTAACCCTATTACTCCTTTTGGGACATAATTCACTTTGTTTTGGCTATGTTCTGTTGTGCCAGATTGAACTAGGTACATGGTTTACCGGTAATGTTACTGCAAAGTCTGAGTCAGGGGAGCCTTTATAAGACCTATCTTGCAGATTTTGGCGAAACTATATCTTTGCTCTCTTGTAGCGCTCTTTGATTAACATGCATATTACCTATTAGGATACATCGTATCTCTCTTTTATGAAAGACAAGACATGTTTAGTTTTTTATTTGTACTAATTAACTGCCTTTCCATCTCTTATTCTAACAACACAACAGGTTTTGTAAGTGTGAGATGCCATACAACCCTGACGATCTTATGATCCAGTGTGAGGAATGCTCTGATTGGTAAGTTTCAGTTGATGCATTCGTTTAGTTTCTCTATACCAGAATGGTTGTAACGTGGAGACTATCTTGCATTTGTGTCATTCAATGAAGTCAAGATGTTCAGCATCCTATTACCTTTGTAAAAGCATTTTTTCTCACTAGCAGCAAAGCAACTAAATTTCACAGGTGCAAACTACACAACCGATTAAGGGGCTCTAGCAGGCTAAAAAGTTAATCTACCACTGGTTACTGCAATTTGGTAGTCTGATACTGAACATCAGAGAAGATTAATTAGTAATAGTAGTTCATTTTGGGCCAAGTGTTGCATAGTCAAATTCCTGGCTTCATGCGTGATTGTTTGAGCTCATGCATGTTTATAAAAGTGTGGAGACAAGGTGATTTGGGCAAAAAGTACTTGGAATAGATAGCGATTCCGTTATGTGATATCCACCTTTGAGAGTTGCGCTTTCAAGTTCTTGACCTTTTCAAAGATTGTATGGTCTTTACATGCATTTAGTTTCTGCAATTAAAAATTGCATTACTCCTTTCAACAGAATATTTATAAATTCAAATAAGATAGCTAGTTGAGAACATTATAGTCTTTCTTCACATACATCATCCATTTTCATGTATCAGCCACTCTGTAGCACTTTCAGCTTTTCTGACCATTTTGGCAAAACTAGTATATCTTTGAATAGTAGTTCCAGAATATCTTGTTGATGTCCTGAAACATTGTCCCCAGGTTTCACCCTGCTTGTATTGGAAAGACCATCAAAGAAGCAAAGAAACTTGAGAATTTTACATGTGAAGGTTGTGTTGCTgaaaatggaaatggaaatggagTCAAGAACGAAAATTCCCATGAATCTACAGGCGAATCAGATGAGAAGGTAAGTAATTTGATGCTTTAATTGATTAAATTGTTGCTGCATTGATTCTTAATTTGTATCACTAGCAAAACCAACGATGCATAGGATCTTCTAATTTAGTGGAAGTAGGCATAGATGATCTTGTATTTTCTTTCCTTTTGATATAGCCGTCATGTATTGTTGGAGGCGCAGTGGTGAAGCACTCCCCA
Protein-coding sequences here:
- the LOC125531122 gene encoding chromatin remodeling protein EBS-like isoform X2, producing the protein MSKTPGKTPRTPRRILESYTIKGSDGVIRPGDSVLMKAPDTSKPPYVAKIEEIEAAGPRGANVKVKVRWYYRPEESIGGRRPFHGEKEVFLSDHQDVQSADTIECKCNVYSFRDYTKLSAVNPEDYFCRFEYKSITGSFVPDRIAVFCKCEMPYNPDDLMIQCEECSDWFHPACIGKTIKEAKKLENFTCEGCVAENGNGNGVKNENSHESTGESDEKVQSKRRRR
- the LOC125531122 gene encoding chromatin remodeling protein EBS-like isoform X1 — protein: MSKTPGKTPRTPRRILESYTIKGSDGVIRPGDSVLMKAPDTSKPPYVAKIEEIEAAGPRGANVKVKVRWYYRPEESIGGRRPFHGEKEVFLSDHQDVQSADTIECKCNVYSFRDYTKLSAVNPEDYFCRFEYKSITGSFVPDRIAVFCKCEMPYNPDDLMIQCEECSDWFHPACIGKTIKEAKKLENFTCEGCVAENGNGNGVKNENSHESTGESDEKQVQSKRRRR